One genomic segment of Vulpes vulpes isolate BD-2025 chromosome 2, VulVul3, whole genome shotgun sequence includes these proteins:
- the PRR29 gene encoding proline-rich protein 29 isoform X2, producing the protein MASGPGGCWGQPPPQGAAGTPVAWAAPPPRPQPGRVKEDLLELMLLQNAQMHQLLLSSLVAAAFNPGPASSHQQVYLEDQQEEEEMQAQEEGPLVFHHHYLPCPMPTLGPLLPWPVPFLSLPPQQPHLQDESRIQHCPPASGTRGLLLWCREPTMRTDTSSGPYQHHCRAGMSPGAPQVPPYCLQPHSHARQPSPQPPTIARPSPG; encoded by the exons ATGGCCTCGGGCCCCGGAGGGTGCTGGGGTCAGCCCCCACCGCAGGGTGCAGCCGGGACG CCCGTCGCCTGGGCCGCCCCACCCCCGCGCCCGCAGCCGGGCAGAGTGAAGGAAG ACCTGCTGGAACTGATGCTGCTGCAGAACGCACAGATGCACCAGCTGCTGCTGAGTAGCCTGGTGGCAGcagccttcaacccagggccagCCTCTTCCCACCAGCAG GTCTACCTGGAGGAtcaacaggaggaggaggagatgcaaGCCCAGGAGGAAGGGCCTTTGGTGTTCCACCATCACTACCTGCCCTGCCCGATGCCCACGCTGGgccccctgctgccctggccggtccctttcctttccctccccccacaGCAGCCCCACTTGCAGGATGAGTCCAGGATTCAGCACTGCCCTCCTGCCTCTGGGACAAGGGGTCT ACTACTATGGTGCCGAGAGCCTACCATGAGGACAGACACAAGTTCTGGACCCTACCAGCATCACTGCAGAGCTGGAATGAGCCCTGGAGCCCCCCAAGTGCCTCCCTATTGCCTGCAACCCCACAGCCATGCCCGGCagccctccccccaacccccaaccatAGCCAGGCCCTCTCCTGGGTGA
- the PRR29 gene encoding proline-rich protein 29 isoform X3, protein MASGPGGCWGQPPPQGAAGTPVAWAAPPPRPQPGRVKEDLLELMLLQNAQMHQLLLSSLVAAAFNPGPASSHQQVYLEDQQEEEEMQAQEEGPLVFHHHYLPCPMPTLGPLLPWPVPFLSLPPQQPHLQDESRIQHCPPASGTRGLRTVPPPPPPSATGTVGADVPPASDYYGAESLP, encoded by the exons ATGGCCTCGGGCCCCGGAGGGTGCTGGGGTCAGCCCCCACCGCAGGGTGCAGCCGGGACG CCCGTCGCCTGGGCCGCCCCACCCCCGCGCCCGCAGCCGGGCAGAGTGAAGGAAG ACCTGCTGGAACTGATGCTGCTGCAGAACGCACAGATGCACCAGCTGCTGCTGAGTAGCCTGGTGGCAGcagccttcaacccagggccagCCTCTTCCCACCAGCAG GTCTACCTGGAGGAtcaacaggaggaggaggagatgcaaGCCCAGGAGGAAGGGCCTTTGGTGTTCCACCATCACTACCTGCCCTGCCCGATGCCCACGCTGGgccccctgctgccctggccggtccctttcctttccctccccccacaGCAGCCCCACTTGCAGGATGAGTCCAGGATTCAGCACTGCCCTCCTGCCTCTGGGACAAGGGGTCT GAGAAccgtgcccccgcccccaccccccagtgccACAGGCACTGTGGGTGCGGATGTACCCCCGGCTTCAG ACTACTATGGTGCCGAGAGCCTACCATGA
- the PRR29 gene encoding proline-rich protein 29 isoform X1, with translation MASGPGGCWGQPPPQGAAGTPVAWAAPPPRPQPGRVKEDLLELMLLQNAQMHQLLLSSLVAAAFNPGPASSHQQVYLEDQQEEEEMQAQEEGPLVFHHHYLPCPMPTLGPLLPWPVPFLSLPPQQPHLQDESRIQHCPPASGTRGLRTVPPPPPPSATGTVGADVPPASGRHRVGEQWGPSPGQGWVRRPDGPCWGRGSSSHHWSLPLSSLGAGDAGGSQDQGAFFPQTTMVPRAYHEDRHKFWTLPASLQSWNEPWSPPSASLLPATPQPCPAALPPTPNHSQALSWVNQNPLYHTETLNWPDLCPGVKAPLSITQGWEATTGVCWGVSLGIWESEPFLDLLHSPLSGMARAVGSW, from the exons ATGGCCTCGGGCCCCGGAGGGTGCTGGGGTCAGCCCCCACCGCAGGGTGCAGCCGGGACG CCCGTCGCCTGGGCCGCCCCACCCCCGCGCCCGCAGCCGGGCAGAGTGAAGGAAG ACCTGCTGGAACTGATGCTGCTGCAGAACGCACAGATGCACCAGCTGCTGCTGAGTAGCCTGGTGGCAGcagccttcaacccagggccagCCTCTTCCCACCAGCAG GTCTACCTGGAGGAtcaacaggaggaggaggagatgcaaGCCCAGGAGGAAGGGCCTTTGGTGTTCCACCATCACTACCTGCCCTGCCCGATGCCCACGCTGGgccccctgctgccctggccggtccctttcctttccctccccccacaGCAGCCCCACTTGCAGGATGAGTCCAGGATTCAGCACTGCCCTCCTGCCTCTGGGACAAGGGGTCT GAGAAccgtgcccccgcccccaccccccagtgccACAGGCACTGTGGGTGCGGATGTACCCCCGGCTTCAGGTAGGCACAGGGTAGGTGAGCAGTGGGGTCCAAGTCCAGGTCAGGGTTGGGTCAGGAGGCCAGATGGGCCATGTTGGGGACGAGGGAGCTCCTCTCATCACTggtcccttcccctttcctccttgGGGGCCGGTGATGCAGGAGGGAGTCAAGATCAGGGTGCTTTCTTTCCCCAGACTACTATGGTGCCGAGAGCCTACCATGAGGACAGACACAAGTTCTGGACCCTACCAGCATCACTGCAGAGCTGGAATGAGCCCTGGAGCCCCCCAAGTGCCTCCCTATTGCCTGCAACCCCACAGCCATGCCCGGCagccctccccccaacccccaaccatAGCCAGGCCCTCTCCTGGGTGAATCAAAACCCTCTTTACCACACTGAGACCTTGAACTGGCCTGATCTCTGCCCTGGAGTAAAAGCCCCTCTAAGCATCACCCAGGGCTGGGAAGCCACCActggtgtgtgttggggggtcaGTTTGGGGATCTGGGAATCAGAGCCCTTCCTGGACCTCCTCCACTCACCCCTGTCTGGGATGGCCAGGGCTGTGGGGTCTTGGTGA